TCATGGCGTGGTTTGCTGAACAGGCTAATTAAGCTTTTAGGAGTTAGGAGATAAGGATCAACAGTAATTTTGATCCTTTTTTATTTAAGAAGTTTGAGAAAATTCACATTTGCTTAAACTTTAAATGCAGAAGTAGCTAGAAAAACTCTAAAAAAGTGTTAAAAATAACCTTTCGGATTAAAAAATAAGCAGGCAGTGGCGTTTTTTGAATATTTTTAAGAAAAGCACTTGCGCTCGTTTTGAAACTGTATAAAATACGCAGCACACCAACGCAATGCACTAAACGAAAAGTTAAGTCATTAAGTTGGACTTAAAGCTGACGAAGTTTTAAGAAGATCATTAAGAGATTATGAAGAACAACTTGTGTGGATTTTTACTGGTTGATTAATCGAAATATTATCATTGATTGATTGGTTTAAATTACTCGAAGTTTATTTGAGAGAATTTGTCAGAAAATTGATGAGCCAAGATTGGTGTCCTTTAGGCACTACTGATTTTAAACTGAAGAGTTTGATCATGGCTCAGATTGAACGCTGGCGGCAGGCTTAACACATGCAAGTCGAGCGGGGCGAAGGTAGCTTGCTACTGGAACCTAGCGGCGGACGGGTGAGTAATACTTAGGAATCTGCCTATTAGTGGGGGACAACGTTCCGAAAGGAGCGCTAATACCGCATACGCCCTACGGGGGAAAGCAGGGGATCACTTGTGACCTTGCGCTAATAGATGAGCCTAAGTCAGATTAGCTAGTTGGTGGGGTAAAGGCCTACCAAGGCGACGATCTGTAACGGGTCTGAGAGGATGATCCGTCACACTGGGACTGAGACACGGCCCAGACTCCTACGGGAGGCAGCAGTGGGGAATATTGGACAATGGGGGGAACCCTGATCCAGCCATGCCGCGTGTGTGAAGAAGGCCTTTTGGTTGTAAAGCACTTTAAGCGAGGAGGAGAGTACCCTGGTTAATACCCAGGAGTGCTGGACGTTACTCGCAGAATAAGCACCGGCTAACTCTGTGCCAGCAGCCGCGGTAATACAGAGGGTGCGAGCGTTAATCGGATTTACTGGGCGTAAAGCGCGCGTAGGCGGCTCTTTAAGTCGGATGTGAAATCCCCGAGCTTAACTTGGGAATTGCATTCGATACTGGGGGGCTAGAGTATAGGAGAGGATGGTAGAATTCCAGGTGTAGCGGTGAAATGCGTAGAGATCTGGAGGAATACCGATGGCGAAGGCAGCCATCTGGCCTAATACTGACGCTGAGGTGCGAAAGCATGGGGAGCAAACAGGATTAGATACCCTGGTAGTCCATGCCGTAAACGATGTCTACTAGCCGTTGGGGCCTTTGAGGCTTTAGTGGCGCAGCTAACGCGATAAGTAGACCGCCTGGGGAGTACGGTCGCAAGACTAAAACTCAAATGAATTGACGGGGGCCCGCACAAGCGGTGGAGCATGTGGTTTAATTCGATGCAACGCGAAGAACCTTACCTGGCCTTGACATACAGAGAACTTTCCAGAGATGGATTGGTGCCTTCGGGAACTCTGATACAGGTGCTGCATGGCTGTCGTCAGCTCGTGTCGTGAGATGTTGGGTTAAGTCCCGCAACGAGCGCAACCCTTTTCCTTATTTGCCAGCACTTCGGGTGGGAACTTTAAGGATACTGCCAGTGACAAACTGGAGGAAGGCGGGGACGACGTCAAGTCATCATGGCCCTTACGGCCAGGGCTACACACGTGCTACAATGGTCGGTACAAAGGGTTGCTACACAGCGATGTGATGCTAATCTCAAAAAGCCGATCGTAGTCCGGATTGGAGTCTGCAACTCGACTCCATGAAGTCGGAATCGCTAGTAATCGCGGATCAGAATGCCGCGGTGAATACGTTCCCGGGCCTTGTACACACCGCCCGTCACACCATGGGAGTTTGTTGCACCAGAAGTGGATAGTCTAACCCTCGGGAGGACGTTCACCACGGTGTGGCCAATGACTGGGGTGAAGTCGTAACAAGGTAGCCGTAGGGGAACCTGCGGCTGGATCACCTCCTTAACGAAAGATTGACGATTGGTAAGAATCCACAACAAGTTGTTCTTCATTGATGTATCTGAGGGTCTGTAGCTCAGTTGGTTAGAGCACACGCTTGATAAGCGTGGGGTCACAAGTTCAAGTCTTGTCAGACCCACCACTACTGACGAAGCAAGCAATTGCAGAGTAAGACAGAGAATCAGAAACATTAAATCTAAATGATAAGCTGGGGACTTAGCTTAGTTGGTAGAGCGCCTGCTTTGCACGCAGGAGGTCAGGAGTTCGACTCTCCTAGTCTCCACCATAGATTATAGAGCTTAGTAAGTTTATACTTGTTAACCTCTGTGATTTATCACAGTTTCTAGACCTGACGAAGGCTAGAAAAATCATTAACAGCATATATTTGAGTTGAAATAATTTGTTCATACTCATAGATAGAACGGAAGTTAACAGTAATTTATTACCTGTTAATGACTGTACTTGAAATGAGAACTAGCGAAATTAACTGAATCAAGCGTTTTGGTATATGAATCTAATTGAAGCTGTACAGTGCTTAAGTGCACAAACGCCAACTGTGTGATTGACTGAGAGATTGGTTAATCATGTTGCTCATCCTGCTTGTAGGGATGAACGACTGTTTGGGGTTGTATAGTCAAGTAATTAAGTGCATGTGGTGGATGCCTTGGCAGTCAGAGGCGATGAAAGACGTGATAGCCTGCGAAAAGCTCCGGGGAGGCGGCAAATATCCTGTGATCCGGAGATGTCTGAATGGGGAAACCCACTTACCATAAGGTAGGTATCAATAACTGAATACATAGGTTATTGAGGCGAACGCGGGGAAGTGAAACATCTCAGTACCCGTAGGAAAAGAAATCAATTGAGATTCCCTCAGTAGCGGCGAGCGAAAGGGGAAGAGCCCATTAAGTTATCTAAGTTTTAGTGGAATGCTCTGGGAAGTGCAACCATAGTGGGTGATAGTCCTGTACACGAAAGGGCTTAGATAATGATGTCGAGTAGGGCGAGGCACGTGAAACCTTGTCTGAATATGGGGGGACCATCCTCCAAGGCTAAATACTCCTGACTGACCGATAGTGAACCAGTACCGTGAGGGAAAGGCGAAAAGAACCCCTGTGAGGGGAGTGAAATAGATCCTGAAACCGCATGCATACAAGCAGTGGGAGCCGACTTGTTCGGTGACTGCGTACCTTTTGTATAATGGGTCAGCGACTTATATTCAGTAGCGAGGTTAACCGAATAGGGGAGCCGTAGAGAAATCGAGTCTTAATAGGGCGTTTTAGTTGCTGGGTATAGACCCGAAACCGGGTGATCTATCCATGAGCAGGTTGAAGGTTGGGTAACACTAACTGGAGGACCGAACCCACCGTCGTTGAAAAGCCGGGGGATGACTTGTGGATAGGGGTGAAAGGCTAATCAAACTCGGTGATAGCTGGTTCTCCCCGAAAGCTATTTAGGTAGCGCCTCGGACGAATACCATTGGGGGTAGAGCACTGTTTCGGCTAGGGGGTCATCCCGACTTACCAAACCGATGCAAACTCCGAATACCAATGAGTACTATCCGGGAGACAGACTGCGGGTGCTAACGTCCGTAGTCAAGAGGAAAACAATCCAGACCGCCAGCTAAGGTCCCTAAATCTATATTAAGTGGGAAACGATGTGGGAAGGCATAGACAGCTAGGAGGTTGGCTTAGAAGCAGCCACCCTTTAAAGAAAGCGTAATAGCTCACTAGTCGAGTCGGCCTGCGCGGAAGATGTAACGGGGCTAAAATATAGTACCGAAGCTGCGGATTTACGCTTATGCGTAAGTGGTAGGGGAGCGTTCTGTAAGCCGATGAAGGTGGATTGAGAAGTCTGCTGGAGGTATCAGAAGTGCGAATGCTGACGTGAGTAACGATAAAACGGGTGAAAAACCCGTTCGCTGAAAGACCAAGGGTTCCAGTCCAACGTTAATCGGGGCTGGGTGAGTCGACCCCTAAGGCGAGGCCGAGAGGCGTAGTCGATGGGAAATTGGTTAATATTCCAATACTTCTGTGTAATGCGATGAGAGGACGGAGTAAGTTAAGTCAGCCTGGCGTTGGTTGTCCAGGTGAAAGGTTGTAGGCATGCATCTTAGGCAAATCCGGGGTGCTCTATGCTGAGAACTGATAGCAAGCCAGTTTACTGGTGAAGTGGCTGATACTATGCTTCCAGGAAAAGTCTCTAAGCTTCAGTTACACAGGAATCGTACCCGAAACCGACACAGGTGGTCAGGTCGAGTAGACCAAAGCGCTTGAGAGAACTCTGCTGAAGGAACTAGGCAAAATGGTACCGTAACTTCGGGAGAAGGTACGCTGCCGGTGGTGATAGGACTTGCTCCTTGAGCTGCTGGCAGCCTCAGAAACCAGGCCGCTGCAACTGTTTATTAAAAACATAGCACTCTGCAAACACGAAAGTGGACGTATAGGGTGTGATGCCTGCCCGGTGCTGGAAGGTTAATTGATGGGGTTAGCGTAAGCGAAGCTCTTGATCGAAGCCCCAGTAAACGGCGGCCGTAACTATAACGGTCCTAAGGTAGCGAAATTCCTTGTCGGGTAAGTTCCGACCTGCACGAATGGCATAATGATGGCGGCGCTGTCTCCAGCAGAGGCTCAGTGAAATCGAATTCGCCGTGAAGATGCGGTGTACCCGCGGCTAGACGGAAAGACCCCGTGAACCTTTACTGCAGCTTGACATTGAACTTTGATCTTACCTGTGTAGGATAGGTGGGAGGCTTTGAAGTGGCGACGCCAGTTGCCATGGAGCCATCCTTGAAATACCACCCTGGTAATATTGAGGTTCTAACTCTGTCCCGTGATCCGGGACGAGGACCATGTCTGGTGGGTAGTTTGACTGGGGCGGTCTCCTCCTAAAGAGTAACGGAGGAGTACGAAGGTGCGCTCAGCGTGGTCGGAAATCACGCGTAGAGTATAAAGGCAAAAGCGCGCTTAACTGCGAGACCAACAAGTCGAGCAGGTACGAAAGTAGGTCTTAGTGATCCGGTGGTTCTGTATGGAAGGGCCATCGCTCAACGGATAAAAGGTACTCTGGGGATAACAGGCTGATACCGCCCAAGAGTTCATATCGACGGCGGTGTTTGGCACCTCGATGTCGGCTCATCTCATCCTGGGGCTGAAGCAGGTCCCAAGGGTATGGCTGTTCGCCATTTAAAGAGGTACGCGAGCTGGGTTTAGAACGTCGTGAGACAGTTCGGTCCCTATCTACCGTGGGCGTTGGAAATTTGAGAGGATCTGCTCCTAGTACGAGAGGACCAGAGTGGACGAACCTCTGGTGTACCGGTTGTCACGCCAGTGGCATCGCCGGGTAGCTATGTTCGGAAGGGATAACCGCTGAAAGCATCTAAGCGGGAAGCCTACCTCAAGATAAGATTTCCCCGAGACTTTATGTCTCCTAAAGAGCCGTTGAAGACTACGACGTTGATAGGCTGGATGTGGAAGTGTAGCGATACATGAAGCTGACCAGTACTAATTGCTCGTGAGGCTTGACTATACAACACCCAAACAGTTGTTGTATAAAGCGCAATTGATTCGATATCCAGCAAAACAGCTTGATTCAGAAGCTCGTTAGTACGACAATATTCAACTCAGATATCCCTGTTAATGTATTCTATTTGGTACCAAGTAAGGCAAACACTGCAAAAGCAGTCAGATAAGACCCGAACAAGTCCATAAACAGTTGTGCTGGCGACCATAGCAAGAGTGAACCACCTGATCCCTTCCCGAACTCAGAAGTGAAACCTCTTTGCGCTGATGGTAGTGTGGGGTTACCCATGTGAGAGTAAGTCATCGCCAGCTCATTATTCAAAATCCCCCTGCTAAAAAGCAGGGGGATTTCTTTTTTTATAAAAAGAAAAGAAATAAAAGAATTACATCGTTATCTATATGAGTCATCCGCAGCACTCAACTAGAGATATAGTATTATATCTATCCAGACTAATTATCAGATACATCTGCTAGGGGAATATAGTGCAAATTCTATCTGCTCTATTTGTTGGTTTGACACGCCATTAAACGATGATGATTTTGGCAGATATTGTCTGATCAGACCATTCGTATTTTCTGAGTTCAACCAAAGTTAAGAATACTCCCTGATAATTCTTACCTATTACAGTATCACCTCCGAGGTCTCCTAAACATTGTCGTTGATCAACAACCTCATCTCGGCACTGAATGCTAGTTTTATCAAAAACTTATCCTCTAATATCGGTATTTCTATAGCCATGTTTACGATATTTTTTTGATATCTTAAATGAAGATGAAGTTTAGCGCCTTTTGATTTATTTTGATAAATGTACTGTTAAATCCACTCCTGTAAAGGTACATCTAATCAATCCCATTATGTTAAAGCACCTGAAATTTTTTCAGGTGACTAGTTTGAGCCAATCAAATAATCAACATAAGCGAAAGTAAACACAATTATTTGTGATGAAGGATGATACTGTCTTTGATTTGCAAATTTTGCTGCTTGTTGAGCTCTATATCCACATTGCCCAGTATTTCTTTTTAATTCAGGATAGATGGTTGATCGTGAACGTCCTAAGTCGAGCAAGCGTAGCGATTAAACTTTTACTTTTTAAAGTTGGATAAATTTCGTATCTTATCATCTTGATAAAGTTGAGTGCATTTCTTCATTGTGTGCTTTCCAATTGCGAGTTAAAAAAGTCTAATGATTCTATGAATGCCCCTAACTTTTTCAACAAACTACAAATGTGTCACACTTGTGACTTGAATCTGCATAGATTGAAAAATTTAAAAACTATAATTAACTCATCAATAAAAACCAAAATTGAGTTTGTAGTTGTAATACGGATAAGTAGTTGGAATTGATCTTCATCCAAATTAATAATTTAAATTTATATAAGAGTTTGTTTTCTTTTAAAGAAAAGAAGTTATTATCAAGAGAGCTATTGTTGTTCTGGCTCGTATTAAACTGCTTAGGAATTTATCTTTCATTAAATATGCTTTGATTTTATTAAGTAGGGTTAAGCTAACCATTACTCATTAATATTATTCAATATATTTCAAATGAAATAGCCTAAGCGGTTTTGGGTCAATTCGTTTTCTTTAGGGATTAAAGTGCACTTTTTAAAGCTTGTTTATGTTGTTTAACTTGCTTGGCATAGCGTTTACCTTGTTTTCTCATCTTACGATTATTTTCGTAATTTGAAGGCCCAACATTGTAATAAGCGAGTGCTTTTTCCCAGTCTCCTGCGGATTGATGGTATTTAGTTAATATATAAGATCCACATTGAATATTGTTATTTTCATTATATAAGTTGCCTGGACAAGTTTGCTGCCAGTAGCGTGGCATCACTTGCATGAGTCCTACTGCACCTACAGGCGAGACTGCCTGACTCCGGTATGTCGATTCCTGGCGAATTACAGCAGCAACTAAAAGTGGATCTAGCCCCTGACGTTCTGAATGTAACACGATCATGTGAGATACTCGCTCAGCAGTACTGGCAGGTGTTGAATAAGCAGTCTGAATACCTTTTGATAATTTGGCAGCACGTCTTTCTATAGATCCGCCACCTAGGGATGAGCACCCAGTAAAAACTAAAGTAGTGAGTACAATAGAAGAAAGTTTAAATGAAGTCGAACGAGATAATGGAGATTTAAGATTAAAATCAGTGAAATAACGAGAAAAAAGCAAAACTTAAGTTCCATGCCTAAATTACACGTTTAGATGGTATGTAAGCAATCCATTTGAGTCAACCCGAGAAACAGCAAAAACTCTCTATTTTTAAATAGAGCTATAAAGCTTTAAAAGACTGAATTGATAAAACTTATATTTTGCTTTCATTAGGCTACAATTTAAACAAGATCTTATTGATTTATATTTTTTAAATTGATATTGAAATCAATCAGTCTATACAAGTACTACCGCAATAAATAATGCAAATTACTTAATTTAAAGCTTTTTTAACATCCAGATTTCACAGGCTTCACTATGTCCAGTATTTCCTTTAGGAGAGTCTAAATGCTCAAACCCCAGTTTTTCATACAGCCTGACCGCCTGCCACAGTGCTTTAGTGGTTTCTAAATAGACTGCATTAATGTGATGCGCCTGTGCAAATTCAAATGCTAACTCTAAAACTTTTTTAGCTAATC
The nucleotide sequence above comes from Acinetobacter sp. 10FS3-1. Encoded proteins:
- a CDS encoding lytic transglycosylase domain-containing protein, with protein sequence MLFSRYFTDFNLKSPLSRSTSFKLSSIVLTTLVFTGCSSLGGGSIERRAAKLSKGIQTAYSTPASTAERVSHMIVLHSERQGLDPLLVAAVIRQESTYRSQAVSPVGAVGLMQVMPRYWQQTCPGNLYNENNNIQCGSYILTKYHQSAGDWEKALAYYNVGPSNYENNRKMRKQGKRYAKQVKQHKQALKSAL